ATCTCCAGAGAAAAAGGCTTTTGTCTTTTAAGATCCTTAGCTAAAgtgtttttattggtttaagTGCGAACTTCCAACAACAAACACTCCATCAGGACTGGCGACAGCAACAGAGAGAGTAATAAGGGTTTTATTACCTTAAGATCTTCCTCAGTGGGTCGATACTCTGGTGGCAGCGAGTCGTCTCTCTCCCCCATCTTAATCAGCCTCTCTTCAACGGCCTTTTTCTCctgtaaacaacaacacaaatcagGACAGCTGAAGTGACTGGCAGACTTTTTCTACTGAGCACAAACTGAAAATATTCTCTCCCGTGCTGCCTATATGCTCTTGAAGCAGGTTGGTTACATTGACAATGTCTTTGGCAGGAGGTGGAGCGGGCTGAGGGGCGGGTGCGATATCTGCCAAGGTGTCTGACAGAGCATCCAGGGCGCTGTCTGCTCCCCCGGACAGCTGCGTGCACAAAAGAAAAATTCTGGTGTAACTGCAGGACTTTAGGGAGTCTAAAAGAGTTCGAGTTGTGCTTGTGTGTTTACCTCTGGGGCTGCTTGTGTGGGAGGACAAGCAGAGGACTTCACTGTCGGAGCGGCGGAGCAGGCAACAAAGTCTGCTGCCAAGGCATCCAGAGAAAAGTCTGCAGAGGGCTGAGGGGACAGAATGAAGTGTACAAAATCTCAATATCCTGTTATTACTTCtataggacttttttttttccattgcaaagaggtgtgtgtgcatCACATTGTATTATTTAGGGCTGCAGTAAACGGTGCTAGACCCACAGCGTACCTGtgcaggaggagctgagggGGTGATGACGGGAGCCTGGACAGcaggagctgatgaggagcaTGTAAAGCCTTCAGATAAAAAGTCCAGAGCCTCAACGGTACCAACGGTGggctgcaggaggaggggaGAATGAAGAGAAATGATGAGGAGCTTGCTTTTCAAAACAGCACAATTTAATATACACTTTGATCATCATGCTCTGATAATAAAAAGCAGCTTATGTGTGAATTTGTCCCAGTCTCACCTCAGGTTTAGGAGCAGGCAGTTTTTTGAGTTCTTCCTTATTAAACCTGTATTCTGGAGGAATTGAGTCATCCCTCTCTCCTACAAGCACACCCTTCTTCTTCGTGTGTTCATCCTCCTATGACAAGGAAAAGAAAAGCGAATACATTACCTACCTATCCATACATTCCATATATGTGTATTGATTTTGTACCACGTGATAAGGCAACGAAATGTCGTAGATGAAGCCAAACAACAATGTGTTTTTGGCGAGTGAGCACTTTGTGTGTCCCATACCATTACGATGTCCTCAGGTCTGAGTTCGGGGAGTTCAGCTTTTGGTACGTCTTCTGGCAACGTGTCACAAAGAGCACTGAGAGCATCCAGAGACATAGAGTCAACCTGAGGAGACAACAGGAGAGGAAGTATATCATTTAACCGTGATAGTGTTGATGGtaagcttaaagggatagttcgggtgttttgaagtgaggttgtatgaggtgcttatccatcatcagtgtattacctacagtagatgacggtcagcacgcccgtAGCtcggagaagcagacaggagtaccatcacaggagcaaagcaatgttctgctgtggacggggctggcagcaaaatgtattttagctaTGCTCTTGacgaagccaccagactccattgaaataacctgtaattttaccttgcagaacacggtgatattgtgtgactttggtgaatccaaactaaccaaagtcacacaataacacaaacaaaactaaccgatcaaggcagcgatagaccagcaactcctgtgggcggcaaggtaaaccgctgaacatattctaaatatagcgtacacttaaactgatattgatttctttagatgggcctttcttttaggtcgctaaaatacattttgctgctggccccgtccacagcagtactttGCTTTGGtcctgtgcggtaactcctgtttGCTTCTCCAATCTTggggcatgccgaccgtcatctactgtaggtaatacaccgactatggatcagtacctcaaacaaccccacttcaaaacacccaaactatccctttaagcaagtctttaaaaaaataagtgagTTAAGCAGAAAGAAGATACAAGGCAAGAGAGGGTCAAATGCCCAATGTATTCTATTAATGCAGTTTAAACaagaataaatagatataaCAGGAACTGAagcatttcagaaaaaaagtaattttgtaTCCTCACAGTTCCCTTGTCAGTCGTGGGTTTTGCTTGTTGTGGTTTTCCAGCGCTGACCTTAACTGAACTAGGCTGCTCCAGAGGACAAACCGCAATGTCAGGCATGCAAAGCTGAGCATACAAAATAATTTCCATTTATTCTATTAACTCAGTAATGAGACATGCACACCAATAGCTTTACCTCTGGTGTCATCTTGGTAGGAGGAGGGGCAGATTTAGCTGGAGTCACAAAATCTGAAGAAAGTAGATCCAGAGCTGACAAATCCTCTACTTTGGTCTGGAAAACAGAGACGACAGCTTTCAGCGATAATAAAGGGAGGAAATCACATCCTGATTGAAACAAAGTCTTGAAATAATAGTTCGATATTTTAGGAAATAAACGTATTTGGCATCTTTGtgagaattagatgagaagatcgataccacacTCACTCTGGAGATTGGTAATAATCTTCTTTGCCAAATGCTACCGTCCCTATTGTTCCTGTATACATTTTTCATCTGCACCCTTCATATTTTGGCTACAGGTACCAGTAACAGATCCACAGCGTACCTGTGCAGGAGGAATGCAGCTGCTGATGGGAGCCTGGAGAGCAGGAGCTGATGAGGAGGACGAGAAGCCTTCAGACAAAAAGTCCAGAGCCTCACCAGTATCAACGGTGGTCtgcaggaggaggggaggggagagagtgATGGATAAATCAATAACATGCCGTTATTGTTCACATTTGTACTTCGTTTGTAAGAGCGAAACACCCTAAAGAATCATTTTAAGAGCCCAGTCTCACCTCAGGTTTAGGAGCAGGCAGTTTTTTGAGTTCTTCCTCATTAAACCTGTATTTTGGATTAATTGAGCTTTCCCTCTCTCCTACAAGCACACCCTTCTCCTTCTTGTGTTCATCCTCCtataaaaaggaaaagaggTGGAAATAAGACATTGTCTGGTGAGTCTTTCTGTGAGGAGCTGACACACAAATGCTACCAACAGCAGCAGGCTTCCTACAATCGAAAGCTGCGAACTTTGTGAGTGTTTGTGCTCCTACCGAGACGATGTCCTCAGGTCTGAGTTTGGGGAGTTCAGGTTTTGGTGCGTCTTTTGGCAAAGTGTCACTGAGAGCGCTGAAAGCGTCCAGAGACAGAGGATCAGCCTGAGGAGAGAGCAAGAGATTGTGCTCCACTCATTTGTCATCCATTAATAGTTCAAATGAAAGGTCTCTTCACCAAAAGAGTGACAAGACAATGTGGAGAAACACAAGAGAGTGAAGGAAAAGCAGTGGGAAAATTCCCTGTATCTCACCTGACCAGTCTTGAGCTTGCCGTCAGTGGCGTCCTTTCCAGCAGCAGTTTTCTTACcagcaggaggacagacagCCATAGAGGACTTAACGTTCTACACCAGACAACAGAGATGACATCAGACTTTATATTAATGGCTATCTGTAGCCGTTTATTCCACAAAACTATCTAAACCTCTGTGTTTTTAGCAATGCATGGCTCTATGGATAAGGATACGTCGActagttatggttaggcattgacctcgaatggttatggttaggcattgaccttgattagttaaggttaggataggtcgtccggcagcgagtcttgcaagAGTATTAGCATGTTTTTGCAACTtctgggttaccttctagacacaacccattatcagcctcagctgtactttgtgccTAATTAGCAAATGGTagcatgctaaaatgctaaactCGGACGGTGAATATGCCTGGTAAGCATTACCGTTAtgcctgctaaacatcagcatgttagcgttGTTATTGTGAGCATGAGGTTAGCAAATCTGTATGCTGCTTGATTGctagcagttcctgtttgcacCTGGATTGCTTTGATACTTTGGGAAAAGTCTGAATGAGCCAAAATCTGAAGTCAAAAGAATGGAAGTGAAAAAACATCCTGTCCATGATGATATGGACTTTTATCCTCAATGGACAAAGCTTATCAACATTAGACCAGCCAAGAGACGCTTGCAGGAAGGGAGGTGTGAGCTTGCTGTACCGTGGCAGTAGAAGAAGTAAGTCCAGCCTCCAGAGAGAAATCATCCGACACTTTCTCCATCTTGGGTTTTTTGTCAGCAGGAGGACACACAGCCACAGGAGGAACTGCAGGTGTTTTCTACAACAACCAACGGAGACGACATTTGAAGAGATACTGTATTTCTGCTTGTATGATTTTGTCTGCTGTTACCAGTAACAGATCTACAGTGTACCTTTGCAGGAAGAGCCTGGACAGCAGGAGCTGATGAGGAGGATGTGAAGCCTCCAGACAAAAAGTCCAGAGCCTCACTAGTACCAATGGTGGGCTGCAggaggagggacatagaggaaagatatatatatatatatatattgtatattaataCCCTGTTATCACAGTGATACTTTAAGGGCCTTAAAGTGAATTTGTCCCAGTCTCACCTGAGGTTTAGGAGCAGGCAGCTTTTTGAGTTCATCCTCTTTAAACCTGTATTCTGGAGCAATTgagtcctccctctctcctacaAGCACACCCTTCTCCTTCTTGTGTTTGTCCTCCTGTAAAAAGGAAAAGCAGAGGAAAAAGACATTGTCTGGTGGATATTCAGTAATTGTTTCTAGGTGGAGATGACATTGTGTCTTGACTGTACTGTCCACTAGAGAAGCTGTGAGAAAGTATGAGGATAAGACAGTGTGGCTCCTACCGAGACGATGTCCTCAGGTCTGAGTTTGGGAAGTTCAGGTTTTGGTACGTCTTTTGGCAAAGTGTCAACAAGAGCGCTGAGAGCGTCCAGAGACATAGAGTCACCCTGAGGAGAGGGCAGGAGGAAGGAAGTTAATAATCTACTAATCTGTCACATATTGTTTAACTGCAGAAATAAGAAGAGGGACATGAGTACAAAGTATCTTGTCCACTTCATCTCACCCCATCAGTCTTGGGCTTGGCGTCCACTTTCTCCATCTTGGCTTTTTTATCAACAGGAGGAGCGGGACACACAGCCACAGGAGGAGGTGCTTTCTACAACAGATAACAGAAACAGCgttcaaaaacaacaacttttctGACCGTccgagaggaaaaagaaaaggaggtGTGAGCTTGGAGGAACTGCTGCAGGGGTTTGACATTTCTGCAACAGAGACACGAAATGTAGACAATAACATTATTACTGTAGCTCCTTCAGTCAGAGACTTCAAGGTTAGTTTTACTTTACCTTTGCAGGAAGTGGTGCAAAGTTAGCGGGGCCAGCAGATGAGGCACTGACGCACTCAACAGAGTCCTTTTTCTAAAAAATACAAGATGGGAATTTGTTAGACTAAGAAAGCACAAAGCCGTGCCTTCAATTTCATacaagaatgtgtgtgtatattcaGGGTGGACACTGTCTACAACAGACATGCCAAACTGGGAATTTTAAGTATGGACTTGTCAAGAGGGTGCATGGGGTGTAAAGGTGGAGGATGGACTAGCAGCTAAGTGTCACATGCTTGAAGACTCTGACCTCTTGCTTCTTGGGTGCAGCTGGAACAGTCGAACTTGTGAATCCAAACGACAGTGAATCCAGGGCCTCGTCCGTGCTCAGTGGTTTCTGAGATGAAAAACAGAGTGCATCACCACCAGATCTGGCACGAGTCTGTTAGTTGTGCAGGACTAAAACCTTTGGTGAGGCAGTTTTTAGCCACTATGCTCCGAGCTGCTGGAACAGTCTACCTGAGGATCTGAGAGCTGCTGGAGGTGTTGAAATCTTTAAACGTAAATTTAAAAACCCCTATTCAATCAGGCCTTTGATTAAGaatgattattatttgtattattttattcacttattttattgtatttaagttgtaaaatgttattctattttattgttattttattgttattttattaaccacttactttattgtatttcagttataaagttttattctattttattattttaattaatcacttattttattttatgtaagttgtaaaattgtattatattttattgttatattaatactcacttatttttattgtatttaagttgtaaaattgtattttatttttattgttattttactaaccacttattttattgtgttcCAGTTGAaagttttattctattttattattttaattaatccgttattttattgtatataagttgtaaaattgtattatattttattttcattttaatacaaacttatttttttagtatttaagttgtaaaattgtattatattttattgtcattttaatacaaacttatttttttagtatttaagttgtaaaattgtattattttttattgttattttattaatcactttattttaataatatctaAGTTGTgaaattgtattatattttaataatcactttattttattgtatttaagttgtataatttattttattttattattgtattaatcacttattttattgtatttaagttgtaaaatgttattctattttattaatcacttattttattgtaattaagttgttttatattttattgttattttattaatctatttTTTACTTCATACtgttttactactattactgttattataacttttaattttatttttattagaatTTTATTGTCTTGCGAGCATTGGTCTCGAATGATCAAATTGCtgaattgttttttcttttctgttgttttcattgtttggtGTTATTTTGGGCTTGTCAGTCATTTGTGAAGCAGTTTGAACTGCACTAACCTATaggaaaggtgctatataaagtttgattgattgattgagatAACACAATACCAAGACAATATCACATGTTTTTAAAACTAATAATCTGATTAATTTAGGAAGAATTACTCCAAATTATGTTCCATAACAGTCACATGATCCTCCACTAGAGGGCATGCCTGGCCAagtcaaagacaaacaaaagtgtaaaataatgtaAACCAGACTGTAGAGACTATGTACCAACAGtgaaggaaaaacacagacacaccctTCACATTCCATGGAGACAAAATAAACTCCCTGAAAATACACATCTGACACATAAAACAACTTTGATCTAGcaaaaatatgataaacatcaaaacaaaaaacacaaaactcacAATTGAGGAAAGTATCAGGGTGGAAACAGATCATGAGACACAGAGCTAAAGTCTTGCAAGACAAGATGACAAAGTGGGAGTAGGCTATGATGCAAATATGGGTGTGTTGGAAGGTCAGTAAATAGTAACCTACATAAGGGTGTATATATCAAAGTGTGTAATAGATGtatcagtgtgtgagtgtgcgggTGTGTGTCTATGTGGTCGTGCGTGTTTGGGTTTGGTTGGACAACAGCCAACGAGCCTGAACAGAGAAGGTGGGTCCTGTGCTGTTTGCTGAGACAACACCCACCAGTGTAATGCAACATTCCCCACTCTAGAGGAACCAGGAGATCATACAGTGGAAACACTGCTTCCTGAATATGTGTCTGTAATGCAAGTTTAGGCTGATTTGCTTACACATGCAGGAAAAAGTTTAGTGAGTGAGTTTATAGAGAAAATGAGCGTAATGCAGGAGGTTGTGACTTCACTAAATGTGGGTTTTGAAAGGTTCACTTACAGGAACGTCCTTGGGTTTGTAATCGGCAGGAGCAGGAGGCtagggaaaaaaatagattcattttacattagaatATGAATGCTGATGTAATTCAGGGAGTCAACAAATACTGCCTTAAGGaaatagtttgggtgttttgaagtggggttgcagTAGGTACTTaaccatagtcagtgtattacctaaaGTAGATGAGGGTTGGCGCGCCCCCAAAGCAAcgaggccggcagcaaaatagattttatccacctaaaagaaaggctcacctaaaaaatcaGTATTAGCTTAAGTGTGCaccatatttagaatattttcacaggtttaccttgccatcagacagttatacagtctatgtttccgacggggaaccgaagccgttatctatgctctccccaaagcaaccagactccattgaaaagaagcgtaattttacctcgcagaacacgggagttgctggtttaccgctgcctcgatcggttagttagtttgtgctattttgtgactttggttagttcggattcaccaaagtcacacaataacacaaacaaactaacggATTGAGACAGCGGTaaaccagcaacccccgtgttctacaaggtaaaattacaggggttttttccaatggagtctggtggctttagaGAGCATggatggatacaacagcttcagttccccatcgaaAAGAGCtttctgatggcaaggtaaagcagtgaaactattctaaatatagcttacaattaaactgatattgattttttttaagtgggccttccttttaggtggctaacatacattttgctgccggccccgtccacagcagtacattgctttggtcctgtgtggtaactcctgtctgcttgtccaaactgggggcgtgccgaccgtcatctactgtaggtaatacactgactatggataagtacctcatacaaccccacttcaaaacacctaaactatccctttaaaggctCAGATCACTcagattataaaaaaaatccccaacATACTGTATTCCCTCATTTCCCTCTAGTGGTATGGGACATACAGATAGTTTGGGCTTTATGAgtccaggttttgagatatctgtctctAGGGCTGAGTatccatttcattttatttaaaatatttgtggGGGCGCCCTGGTAGTTCACTTGGTAAAGCGTGCaccccatgtaccaaggctcagtccttaccgcagcggcccgGGGTTCGAATCCAACCTGTGGATTGTGAACAACTTTGCCTAAATAAAACAGcatcttattttcacaaaaagcccttctagggacaggtgttgcaaattagcatcCGCGTATGAGATTTGACACTCAGCCCTATTCATCTCTGTCCCacacaatggaggtgaatggagtTCTGTTTGTGGTGGTCACAGTATTGGAAAGTGACATTTCAAAACTTCCCCTTTTGGAAATGCTATCTAGAATATAGATAATCCACAGACATGACTGTCTGTTTTCATAGGAACCACTTCCTACTGAAGAAATAGTccctatgtatatataaaacgtGTTGACAGTGAGGTCTGTCAGTGCCGGTGGCAGTACGCCAAAGCTGATTAGTGAAGAagtgacaaagaggaggggAGAACTGACCATATCTTCAAATCTGTAGCCTGGAGGCAGCGTGCTGTCATGTTCTCCACACTTCGGAGGCCTCTCAAAGGTGATGCCAGGCTGGGACACATGCAACACACACGGTCACTCACATGCTGCAGCTCAGTGTTATCACATACCAGCTaagtttatatacacacacacacacacatgcgtgcaCACTGTGCTGTACCTCTATGACCTCTGGCCCGGTGTATACAGGCTGTATGGGTGCGACAGGATCAACTGATGGCAGTATGCTGGCCAGGGCATCAAATGGATCCACCTGCGCATGCAACACAACTCAGCACACTGGAACAAGCAACATGCTGTTCAAAGCAAACTCATACTGCTGCACTAAGTATTTACCTCTTTGGCTCCAGTAGCTGCTACGGGAGGAACCTCCACCTGCACCTGCAACACAGATCCAAGATCAGTGCACACACCTCGACGACATGAAACACACCGACATTGTTAGTGTGGTAGGATTTACAGTAGGTGTGATTGTGCTTTTTCCCAAGAAACAGCACTAATTGATCAATGTGCGCCAGGTCAAACCTCCCTTTTCCTCATGATATCGTCCAAAAAGAatgtaaaatgtgagattaagAGATATCTCCCCAAAGTCTGACACCAATGAAGAGCCTCATCAGGCCCAGACGGTACAGTAGTGGTCTATTCAGTCAGAGCACGATGACAATATCCAATGCAATATATCCATTAATAGTCTACAGACAGGAAATACACCAGACAGCCTCCACCCCCGTTGGTTTCAGGATCGTCTACCTTTGTTTGTGTCGGTTTAGCTCCCTTCGTCGCCTGCACATTTCCAGCCACAGCACTGGCGACTGGCTTGAACGTTTTAGCAGGATCAACTTTATGCACATCAGCTTTCACTGTTGTGGTGGCAGTGGTGCTCTAAAATACAATTTGATGCTATTAAAGCCACGTCAAGTACAATTACAGTTGCATAAAACCAGTAATATACccaaagaaacaaaataaagacagagcaGTCCGGAAGAAGAAATCCTCCACCAGTTTGATGACAGACATTAGTGTCAGCAGGTGCAATGAAACCAGAGCGAGAAGACAAACCAACAGACTGTAGGCAGACTGTCCTCTACATTTTGTTTCCTCCCACTTACTCAGATTTCTGATTTATGTGTGGTGTTGTAAGTGGACAGGTGTGCAAATACAATAACAAGGGTAGGCATGCTGAGCAAAGGGCTGCACTCCAAGGTGAAGAACAAAAGTCCTTTATACTTCCCAACTGGTCACTGCCAAAgtagaaaagaaagaaactcCCAAAGCGAGCAATGTCCAAAGCAAGATTGCTCTCAGGTAAAGAAAATAAACCTGATAAGAGTCTGCGACACAAAGAAGATGTCGCAGAAAGAAAAGCCTCGATATGTACACCACCAGGAAGTCACGATAAAGAAGCCTGTAGCAGTCGAGTCTACCTGGGCTGCGCCTTTGGGTGACTCTTTAGGTTTGATCACAGCAATGGACGCTGCGATGCCGGCGGCCGCAACCGCAACAGCTCCAGCGGCATGAGAAGGAGCCGTAGCTGCGGCTTTGACTTGGGAGACAGCAGCAGTAGTCTAAAAACACGAAGCCAAATGATTACTCAGAAACACAAAGATGATATATTCACAGCACTTCTATATCTAGTAAACATATTGACAAGAGATGTGGACAATATTTTAACAGTGTTAGTGGAAACAGAGCAGGAGAAAATGTACAATGATCTCTGGTCAGATCTGCCACTGTAGTCTGACTAAAGTAAGAACACACGTTTCAGATGTGCTGAGTTATCAACCACTCAGGTCTACTGAGACTAATCTGACCACTGATCACTGTGTATGGTGCTTTTTCAAGgtttagcacatttaaaacaaactgtATACTTTACAGTACTGCTGACCTTTTGCTGAACTCTCTAAATTGATTTCCTGCCTCCTAGGCCACTCCCAAGAACCTTGAAACTTGCTTGATATACGTAATGGCAATGCAGCAAGCAGAGGAGGTTTGGTGTCACACTATCTGAAATGTGAGTCAGCTGTTTAGCTTCCTATTCAAAGGCTATGCTATTAGAAAATTAAATCTAAAAACCTAAAATAAACCAAAAGAGAAATACTGTAGCAATAAGCAATACCATAAGCACAATGCCTAAAGCTTATTTCATTTGCATCATTATGTTGTATGttcgtgatgatgtcattatgttATGCTACATGCGGAACCTAACAAAATTATCAAGATTCCTTtacttgtcatttttatgctccACATAAAAACTAAATTGTGTTTCTTACATTCACCACTCAGAAATTCAATGCAAAAACAATTGGTGAAAATTATAAAGTAATTAGCTAATAATTATCAAATTGCCTTTGTACTTGATCTGCTCATAAAAATTAGCATATCTCAAAAATGTAAAGATGTACCTAGCTCAAACAACTTAATAAGTGTTacaaat
This portion of the Sebastes fasciatus isolate fSebFas1 chromosome 1, fSebFas1.pri, whole genome shotgun sequence genome encodes:
- the cast gene encoding calpastatin isoform X26, whose translation is MGQLLTWIRGPRDGQALQDVSVEEQSQPSQATPKPAAQVSTVKPAQFEVQVEVPPVAATGAKEVDPFDALASILPSVDPVAPIQPVYTGPEVIEPGITFERPPKCGEHDSTLPPGYRFEDMPPAPADYKPKDVPKPLSTDEALDSLSFGFTSSTVPAAPKKQEKKDSVECVSASSAGPANFAPLPAKKAPPPVAVCPAPPVDKKAKMEKVDAKPKTDGGDSMSLDALSALVDTLPKDVPKPELPKLRPEDIVSEDKHKKEKGVLVGEREDSIAPEYRFKEDELKKLPAPKPQPTIGTSEALDFLSGGFTSSSSAPAVQALPAKVHLSDDFSLEAGLTSSTATNVKSSMAVCPPAGKKTAAGKDATDGKLKTGQADPLSLDAFSALSDTLPKDAPKPELPKLRPEDIVSEDEHKKEKGVLVGERESSINPKYRFNEEELKKLPAPKPETTVDTGEALDFLSEGFSSSSSAPALQAPISSCIPPAQTKVEDLSALDLLSSDFVTPAKSAPPPTKMTPEQPSSVKVSAGKPQQAKPTTDKGTVDSMSLDALSALCDTLPEDVPKAELPELRPEDIVMEDEHTKKKGVLVGERDDSIPPEYRFNKEELKKLPAPKPEPTVGTVEALDFLSEGFTCSSSAPAVQAPVITPSAPPAQPSADFSLDALAADFVACSAAPTVKSSACPPTQAAPELSGGADSALDALSDTLADIAPAPQPAPPPAKDIVNEKKAVEERLIKMGERDDSLPPEYRPTEEDLKKMAEEKAKAAAAPKKKTMDDKTALDLLSSDFTATAKPAAAAASCAATTKLEPPVLDSEPLKPMSGPVLDSLSSTLLPDAPEFKPKGKSKSKSRSKKHHAEEPPATDQLSAQFSSDVVPKSTKKGGKS
- the cast gene encoding calpastatin isoform X12 yields the protein MATKPGVITTATGGATRSGVTAGGSASVGTAGKAKPETNTTPAGATVIDMSSAGSTFVDMTSAGARSGPKEMSKTTAAVSQVKAAATAPSHAAGAVAVAAAGIAASIAVIKPKESPKGAAQSTTATTTVKADVHKVDPAKTFKPVASAVAGNVQATKGAKPTQTKVQVEVPPVAATGAKEVDPFDALASILPSVDPVAPIQPVYTGPEVIEPGITFERPPKCGEHDSTLPPGYRFEDMPPAPADYKPKDVPKPLSTDEALDSLSFGFTSSTVPAAPKKQEKKDSVECVSASSAGPANFAPLPAKKAPPPVAVCPAPPVDKKAKMEKVDAKPKTDGGDSMSLDALSALVDTLPKDVPKPELPKLRPEDIVSEDKHKKEKGVLVGEREDSIAPEYRFKEDELKKLPAPKPQPTIGTSEALDFLSGGFTSSSSAPAVQALPAKKTPAVPPVAVCPPADKKPKMEKVSDDFSLEAGLTSSTATNVKSSMAVCPPAGKKTAAGKDATDGKLKTGQADPLSLDAFSALSDTLPKDAPKPELPKLRPEDIVSEDEHKKEKGVLVGERESSINPKYRFNEEELKKLPAPKPETTVDTGEALDFLSEGFSSSSSAPALQAPISSCIPPAQTKVEDLSALDLLSSDFVTPAKSAPPPTKMTPEQPSSVKVSAGKPQQAKPTTDKGTVDSMSLDALSALCDTLPEDVPKAELPELRPEDIVMEDEHTKKKGVLVGERDDSIPPEYRFNKEELKKLPAPKPEPTVGTVEALDFLSEGFTCSSSAPAVQAPVITPSAPPAQPSADFSLDALAADFVACSAAPTVKSSACPPTQAAPELSGGADSALDALSDTLADIAPAPQPAPPPAKDIVNEKKAVEERLIKMGERDDSLPPEYRPTEEDLKKMAEEKAKAAAAPKKKTMDDKTALDLLSSDFTATAKPAAAAASCAATTKLEPPVLDSEPLKPMSGPVLDSLSSTLLPDAPEFKPKGKSKSKSRSKKHHAEEPPATDQLSAQFSSDVVPKSTKKGGKS
- the cast gene encoding calpastatin isoform X1, coding for MPHKRRSHGHHKHPKEADEQKEVPAAQLGVDRSSKSTNNYPTAGSYYGKIHGNYRPLPLPRQNFYQSQPSQATPKPAAQVSTVKPAQFEKASSGSTMATKPGVITTATGGATRSGVTAGGSASVGTAGKAKPETNTTPAGATVIDMSSAGSTFVDMTSAGARSGPKEMSKTTAAVSQVKAAATAPSHAAGAVAVAAAGIAASIAVIKPKESPKGAAQSTTATTTVKADVHKVDPAKTFKPVASAVAGNVQATKGAKPTQTKVQVEVPPVAATGAKEVDPFDALASILPSVDPVAPIQPVYTGPEVIEPGITFERPPKCGEHDSTLPPGYRFEDMPPAPADYKPKDVPKPLSTDEALDSLSFGFTSSTVPAAPKKQEKKDSVECVSASSAGPANFAPLPAKKAPPPVAVCPAPPVDKKAKMEKVDAKPKTDGGDSMSLDALSALVDTLPKDVPKPELPKLRPEDIVSEDKHKKEKGVLVGEREDSIAPEYRFKEDELKKLPAPKPQPTIGTSEALDFLSGGFTSSSSAPAVQALPAKKTPAVPPVAVCPPADKKPKMEKVSDDFSLEAGLTSSTATNVKSSMAVCPPAGKKTAAGKDATDGKLKTGQADPLSLDAFSALSDTLPKDAPKPELPKLRPEDIVSEDEHKKEKGVLVGERESSINPKYRFNEEELKKLPAPKPETTVDTGEALDFLSEGFSSSSSAPALQAPISSCIPPAQTKVEDLSALDLLSSDFVTPAKSAPPPTKMTPEQPSSVKVSAGKPQQAKPTTDKGTVDSMSLDALSALCDTLPEDVPKAELPELRPEDIVMEDEHTKKKGVLVGERDDSIPPEYRFNKEELKKLPAPKPEPTVGTVEALDFLSEGFTCSSSAPAVQAPVITPSAPPAQPSADFSLDALAADFVACSAAPTVKSSACPPTQAAPELSGGADSALDALSDTLADIAPAPQPAPPPAKDIVNEKKAVEERLIKMGERDDSLPPEYRPTEEDLKKMAEEKAKAAAAPKKKTMDDKTALDLLSSDFTATAKPAAAAASCAATTKLEPPVLDSEPLKPMSGPVLDSLSSTLLPDAPEFKPKGKSKSKSRSKKHHAEEPPATDQLSAQFSSDVVPKSTKKGGKS